Proteins encoded together in one Hymenobacter monticola window:
- a CDS encoding Sec-independent protein translocase subunit TatA/TatB, whose product MHHPLFLIGSFGTTEMLLILFVIILLFGAKRIPELFRGMGQGVREFKDASTRPEEQQPQYRDQPTAPPVQPPYPQQGYPQQPQQGYPQQGYQQPAPPAYNPNDPTTQPRQ is encoded by the coding sequence ATGCATCATCCCCTGTTTTTGATTGGCAGCTTCGGCACCACCGAAATGCTGCTTATTCTGTTCGTCATCATCCTGCTGTTTGGCGCCAAGCGCATTCCGGAGCTTTTCCGCGGCATGGGCCAGGGCGTGCGCGAGTTCAAGGACGCCAGCACCCGCCCCGAAGAACAGCAGCCGCAGTACCGCGACCAGCCCACGGCCCCGCCCGTGCAGCCGCCCTACCCGCAGCAGGGCTACCCGCAGCAGCCCCAACAGGGCTATCCGCAGCAAGGCTACCAGCAGCCTGCGCCGCCGGCCTATAACCCCAACGACCCCACGACGCAGCCGCGCCAATAG
- the tatA gene encoding Sec-independent protein translocase subunit TatA/TatB, with amino-acid sequence MFGDIGGSEVILILVVILIFFGANKIPELARGLGKGIREFKDASTEIRREFEQAGQPAQPNNYAQQNNYPPQQPYGAQNQYPAPLPVADAESGSGFDPWATPAYVAPTTATTPEHPITHKTEEPAPPVASQLPPNLAPEGTQPRQPYIPANASPSADA; translated from the coding sequence ATGTTTGGTGATATCGGCGGTTCCGAGGTGATACTGATTCTGGTGGTCATCCTCATTTTCTTTGGGGCCAATAAAATTCCAGAGTTAGCGCGCGGCCTGGGCAAAGGCATTCGGGAGTTCAAAGACGCCAGCACGGAAATCCGGCGCGAGTTTGAGCAGGCCGGCCAGCCGGCCCAGCCCAATAACTACGCTCAGCAGAACAACTACCCGCCCCAGCAGCCCTACGGCGCCCAGAACCAATACCCGGCCCCGCTGCCGGTGGCCGACGCCGAGTCCGGCTCCGGTTTCGACCCTTGGGCCACGCCGGCTTACGTAGCTCCTACCACCGCTACCACCCCCGAGCACCCCATCACGCACAAAACCGAGGAGCCCGCCCCGCCCGTGGCCTCGCAGCTGCCACCCAACCTGGCGCCCGAAGGCACCCAGCCCCGGCAGCCCTACATTCCGGCCAATGCCAGTCCTAGCGCTGATGCCTAA
- a CDS encoding sugar phosphate nucleotidyltransferase translates to MKIIVPMAGMGKRMRPHTLTVPKPLIPIAGKPIVQRLVEDIAKVCGEPVDEVAFIIGRFGAEVEKNLVKIAESVGAKGTIVYQDEPLGTAHAILCAKESLSGPVVVAFADTLFKADFTLDSSVPGTIWVQKVDDPKPFGVVKLNEQGQITEFVEKPQEFVSDLAIIGIYYFQDGEYLRSELQYLLDNDIKDKGEYQLTNALENMKNKGTVFVPGRVTEWLDCGNKDATVFTNQRYLEYLKERGESLVASSAKITNSVLIEPVYIGENAIVTDSVVGPHVSLGDHANVRDSRLSNSIVQQSASVLNAVITNSMIGNHAGVTGTPDDLSLGDYNQLRV, encoded by the coding sequence ATGAAAATCATCGTCCCGATGGCCGGCATGGGCAAGCGCATGCGCCCCCACACCCTCACCGTTCCCAAACCCCTGATTCCGATTGCGGGCAAGCCCATTGTGCAGCGCCTCGTGGAGGACATTGCCAAAGTGTGCGGCGAGCCGGTGGACGAAGTGGCTTTCATCATCGGGCGCTTCGGCGCTGAAGTGGAGAAAAACCTGGTGAAAATTGCCGAATCGGTAGGCGCCAAGGGTACCATCGTGTACCAGGACGAGCCGCTGGGCACGGCCCACGCCATCCTCTGCGCCAAAGAGTCGCTGAGCGGCCCGGTGGTGGTAGCTTTCGCTGATACGCTGTTCAAAGCAGACTTTACCCTCGATTCCAGCGTGCCCGGCACCATTTGGGTGCAGAAGGTGGACGACCCCAAGCCCTTCGGCGTGGTGAAGCTGAACGAGCAAGGCCAGATTACGGAGTTTGTGGAGAAGCCTCAGGAATTCGTATCGGATCTCGCCATCATCGGTATCTACTACTTCCAGGACGGCGAGTACCTGCGTAGCGAGCTGCAGTACCTGCTCGACAACGACATCAAGGACAAAGGCGAGTACCAGCTCACCAACGCCCTTGAGAACATGAAAAACAAAGGTACGGTGTTCGTGCCCGGCCGCGTGACCGAGTGGCTCGACTGCGGCAATAAGGACGCCACGGTGTTCACCAACCAGCGCTACCTGGAGTACCTCAAGGAGCGCGGCGAGTCACTGGTGGCCTCATCGGCCAAAATCACCAACTCGGTACTCATTGAGCCGGTGTACATTGGTGAAAACGCCATCGTGACGGACTCGGTGGTGGGGCCGCACGTGAGCCTGGGCGACCACGCCAACGTGCGCGACTCGCGCCTGTCGAACTCCATCGTGCAGCAGTCGGCTTCGGTGCTGAACGCCGTTATCACCAACTCGATGATTGGCAACCACGCCGGCGTGACCGGCACGCCCGACGACCTAAGCCTCGGCGATTATAACCAGCTGCGGGTGTGA
- a CDS encoding tetratricopeptide repeat protein, with protein MRQVALSLLLWMGTVALGHAQATEGAPQPPAKLSRKEQRALEKEQRELDKKLAEAKAKRAAAPPLTEREREMSEALFVEGVKYVLLEDYNKGLEQLLKAYALNPDNAAVNYKIAEANLLSGNLRDATNYAEASIRLDSKNAYYYLLLAQIQASQKQYDNATKTYAALIKQVPNSGNYLFNLADLYLAQNKLPEALATLEQAEKEFGQVDEISFKKQQIFLKQNKLDLALAEGEKLIKANPTESRYVLAQAEMYASNNRLPDAVRVAQQALRLDPGNPQAHMILAQVYQQQNQPDEAAQQLKQAFASPALDIDERVRILVGYIKQLPSPKESVNQLARDLAAETIKAYPKDAKSYAVAGDIQTLTDHKKDARDTYLKALRYDNSKFQLWQQVVLIDAELNQTDSLLAHTDRALELFPNQSSLWFYNGAAHLLKKQPQKGVKALEHGRKLVANNPELLGQFDAQLGDAYHEMRLYEKSDAAYESALNSDPNNVQVLNNYSYFLSLRGEKLDKAKQMSGKVVKQFPDNDTYLDTYAWVLYKQKDYAGAKAALDKAMQTTKDGSIIEHYGDVLYQLGDKEKAVVEWQRARKAGGTSDLLERKLKDHKLYE; from the coding sequence ATGCGTCAAGTTGCTCTAAGTCTGCTGCTTTGGATGGGAACGGTGGCCCTGGGCCACGCCCAAGCCACGGAAGGTGCGCCCCAGCCGCCCGCTAAGCTGAGCCGCAAAGAGCAGCGCGCCCTGGAAAAAGAGCAGCGCGAACTCGACAAGAAACTAGCCGAGGCCAAGGCCAAGCGTGCCGCCGCGCCGCCCCTCACGGAGCGCGAGCGCGAGATGAGCGAGGCGCTGTTTGTGGAAGGGGTGAAGTATGTACTGTTGGAGGACTACAACAAGGGGCTGGAGCAGCTGCTGAAAGCCTACGCCCTAAACCCCGACAATGCGGCCGTCAACTACAAGATAGCCGAGGCCAACCTGCTGAGCGGCAACCTGCGCGACGCCACCAACTACGCCGAGGCCTCCATCCGCCTTGACTCGAAAAACGCCTATTACTACCTGCTGCTGGCCCAGATTCAGGCCAGCCAGAAGCAGTACGACAACGCCACCAAGACCTACGCCGCCCTCATCAAGCAGGTGCCCAACTCGGGTAATTACCTGTTTAACCTGGCCGACCTGTACTTGGCCCAGAACAAGCTGCCCGAGGCCCTGGCCACGCTTGAGCAGGCCGAGAAGGAGTTTGGGCAGGTAGATGAGATTTCGTTTAAAAAGCAGCAGATTTTTCTCAAGCAGAACAAGCTGGACCTGGCCCTGGCCGAGGGTGAAAAGCTCATCAAGGCCAACCCGACCGAAAGCCGCTACGTGCTGGCCCAGGCCGAGATGTACGCCAGCAACAACCGCCTGCCCGATGCCGTGCGCGTGGCCCAGCAGGCCCTGCGCCTCGACCCCGGCAACCCCCAGGCCCACATGATTCTGGCCCAGGTGTACCAGCAGCAAAACCAGCCCGACGAGGCGGCCCAGCAGCTCAAGCAGGCCTTCGCCAGCCCCGCGCTGGACATCGACGAGCGGGTGCGCATTCTGGTGGGCTACATCAAGCAGCTGCCCAGTCCCAAGGAATCGGTGAACCAGCTGGCGCGCGACCTGGCGGCCGAAACCATCAAGGCTTACCCCAAGGACGCCAAATCCTACGCCGTGGCCGGCGACATTCAGACGCTGACCGACCACAAAAAGGACGCCCGCGACACGTATTTGAAAGCCCTGCGCTACGACAATTCCAAGTTCCAGCTCTGGCAGCAGGTGGTGCTCATCGACGCGGAGCTGAATCAAACCGACTCGCTGCTGGCCCACACCGACCGGGCACTGGAGCTATTTCCCAACCAGTCGTCGCTGTGGTTTTACAACGGCGCGGCGCATTTACTGAAAAAGCAGCCCCAGAAGGGCGTGAAGGCCCTGGAGCACGGCCGCAAGCTGGTGGCAAACAACCCCGAGCTGCTGGGCCAGTTTGACGCGCAGCTGGGCGATGCCTACCACGAGATGCGCCTCTACGAGAAGTCGGATGCGGCGTATGAGTCGGCGCTGAACAGCGACCCCAACAACGTGCAGGTGCTCAACAACTACAGCTATTTCCTGTCGTTGCGCGGCGAGAAGCTCGACAAGGCCAAGCAGATGTCGGGCAAGGTGGTGAAGCAGTTTCCCGACAACGACACCTACCTCGACACCTACGCCTGGGTGCTGTACAAACAGAAAGACTATGCTGGCGCCAAAGCGGCGTTGGACAAAGCCATGCAAACCACCAAAGACGGTTCCATCATCGAGCACTACGGCGACGTATTGTACCAGCTCGGCGACAAGGAAAAGGCCGTGGTGGAATGGCAGCGCGCCCGCAAAGCCGGCGGTACCTCCGACCTGCTGGAGCGCAAACTGAAAGACCACAAACTTTATGAATAA
- a CDS encoding GAF domain-containing DNA-binding protein, which yields MKSSKYATPADADLRQVNEAERLEALHSYQVLDTASEQVFNDIAQLAAFICGTPISLVSLIDGERQWFKARVGLQVQETPREHAFCQYAMRADNVYEVHDATTDARFAHNPLVTGDPNIRFYAGAPLLSPEGQPLGTLCAIDTIPRELTTDQRDALRILARQVMAHLELRRIRVQLEDEKQKLDGVLRMANNTGDGLYANTRAEIFVKQDQRLVRVPTADLQYVEALGDYVNLHTTRERLTMYGTMKDLETKLPVRDFARVHRKYIVRLDRIVAIEGDVALLDSVRDGSTARAAVRVPIGSSYKAGLLGRLNLV from the coding sequence GTGAAATCATCCAAATACGCCACGCCGGCCGATGCCGACCTACGTCAGGTAAACGAGGCGGAGCGCCTGGAAGCGCTGCACAGCTACCAAGTGCTGGACACGGCCTCCGAGCAGGTGTTCAACGACATCGCGCAGCTGGCGGCTTTCATTTGCGGCACGCCCATCTCGCTGGTGTCCCTGATTGACGGCGAGCGGCAGTGGTTCAAGGCCCGGGTGGGCCTGCAGGTGCAGGAAACTCCGCGCGAACACGCCTTCTGCCAGTACGCCATGCGGGCTGATAACGTGTACGAAGTACATGATGCCACCACCGACGCCCGCTTTGCCCACAACCCCCTGGTGACCGGCGACCCCAACATCCGCTTCTACGCCGGCGCGCCGCTGCTCTCGCCCGAGGGCCAGCCGCTGGGCACGCTCTGCGCTATCGACACCATTCCGCGCGAGCTCACCACCGACCAGCGTGACGCCCTCCGCATCCTGGCCCGCCAGGTAATGGCCCACCTGGAGCTGCGCCGCATCCGGGTGCAGCTCGAAGACGAGAAGCAGAAGCTCGACGGCGTGCTGCGCATGGCCAACAACACCGGCGACGGCCTTTATGCCAACACCCGCGCCGAAATCTTCGTGAAGCAGGACCAGCGCCTGGTGCGCGTGCCCACCGCCGACCTGCAGTACGTGGAAGCCCTGGGCGACTACGTGAACCTGCACACCACCCGCGAGCGGCTCACGATGTACGGCACCATGAAAGACTTGGAAACCAAGCTCCCCGTACGCGACTTTGCCCGGGTGCACCGCAAGTACATTGTGCGCCTCGACCGCATTGTGGCCATCGAGGGCGACGTGGCCCTGCTCGACAGTGTGCGCGACGGCAGCACGGCGCGCGCCGCCGTGCGCGTGCCCATTGGCAGCTCCTACAAGGCGGGCCTGCTGGGGCGCCTGAACCTGGTGTAG
- a CDS encoding murein hydrolase activator EnvC family protein: MAAGRPARRGYVRCLLLCLLGVWLALPVAAQQRKKKQPAKTSQSKAKTRTSKTRTRTANPARTKTKEQLERERLANLRQIQATSQALNQTQEKKKASLGQLNVIKEKLTEKKQVIQGISTQLHGIETNVQQTATQVLQTQKNLRELKGEYARLLYTASKTANGFNRLMFLFASESFNQFALRLRYIRQYTEERQRQAARIMGTQYRLHQQLSGLTQQQKRKSSLLNNQLNENRNLLTLKSKEDEMVQQLSQQEQGLRQELEERRQAVNRLDNLIAERVREEIARAARAARLAARRQAALAAAREARRASAARNAAGGAGPARPRRETASASTEETGDSDNDTASPESDAPETAAEKAADRRAVRIALTPETALASSSFSGNRGRLPWPVSRGFISQHFGRHPHPVLKHVTVENRGVDIQTAAGEEVRSCFDGKVLTIANIAGMNTIVMIQHGDFFTVYAKLRSVSVHEGQRVSAREVIGTVATNSEGTSEVQFQVWHNSANLNPENWLGHK, encoded by the coding sequence ATGGCGGCCGGGCGACCGGCGCGGCGCGGCTACGTGCGGTGCCTGTTGCTGTGCCTGCTCGGCGTGTGGCTGGCACTGCCGGTAGCCGCGCAGCAGCGCAAAAAGAAACAGCCGGCCAAAACCAGCCAGTCGAAAGCCAAAACCCGGACCAGCAAAACCCGCACTCGGACTGCCAATCCGGCCCGCACTAAAACCAAGGAGCAGCTGGAGCGCGAGCGGCTGGCCAACCTGCGTCAGATTCAGGCTACGAGCCAAGCCTTGAACCAGACGCAGGAAAAGAAAAAGGCCAGCCTGGGCCAGCTCAACGTTATCAAAGAAAAGCTGACGGAGAAGAAGCAGGTTATTCAGGGCATTTCGACCCAGCTGCACGGCATCGAAACCAACGTGCAGCAAACGGCCACGCAGGTGCTGCAAACCCAGAAAAACCTGCGCGAGCTGAAGGGCGAATACGCCCGCCTGCTCTACACGGCCTCGAAAACGGCCAACGGCTTCAACCGGCTGATGTTCCTGTTTGCCTCGGAGTCGTTCAACCAGTTTGCGCTGCGCCTGCGCTACATCCGCCAGTACACCGAGGAGCGGCAGCGGCAGGCCGCTCGCATCATGGGCACGCAGTACCGGCTGCACCAGCAGCTCTCGGGCCTCACGCAGCAGCAGAAGCGCAAGAGCAGCCTGCTGAACAATCAGCTGAACGAAAACCGCAACCTGCTTACCCTCAAATCGAAGGAAGACGAGATGGTGCAGCAGCTCAGCCAGCAGGAGCAGGGCTTGCGCCAGGAGCTGGAAGAACGCCGCCAGGCGGTGAACCGGCTCGACAACCTCATTGCCGAGCGAGTGCGCGAGGAGATTGCCCGGGCGGCGCGCGCCGCCCGCTTGGCGGCGCGCCGCCAGGCCGCACTGGCCGCTGCCCGCGAAGCCCGCCGGGCATCTGCTGCCCGCAATGCCGCCGGTGGTGCCGGCCCCGCCCGCCCGCGCCGCGAAACAGCCAGCGCCTCAACCGAGGAAACCGGCGACTCCGACAACGATACCGCCTCGCCGGAAAGCGACGCCCCCGAAACCGCTGCCGAAAAGGCTGCCGACCGCCGGGCCGTGCGCATTGCCCTCACGCCCGAAACGGCCCTGGCCTCGTCGTCCTTTTCCGGCAACCGCGGCCGGCTGCCCTGGCCTGTGAGCCGCGGCTTCATCAGCCAGCACTTCGGCCGCCACCCCCACCCCGTGCTGAAACACGTAACGGTGGAAAACCGCGGCGTTGACATCCAGACCGCCGCCGGCGAGGAAGTGCGCTCCTGCTTCGACGGCAAGGTGCTCACCATTGCCAATATCGCCGGCATGAATACCATCGTCATGATTCAGCACGGCGACTTCTTCACGGTGTATGCCAAGCTGCGCTCGGTGAGCGTGCACGAGGGCCAGCGCGTGAGTGCCCGCGAAGTCATTGGCACGGTAGCCACCAATTCGGAGGGCACGTCCGAAGTGCAGTTCCAGGTGTGGCACAACTCGGCCAACCTCAACCCGGAAAACTGGCTGGGGCATAAGTAG
- the dut gene encoding dUTP diphosphatase — protein sequence MLIPVINQSGHPLPEYQTPHAAGLDLRAHLVDGPITLKPLERQLIPTGLSLEIPVGYEAQVRPRSGLAVKHGIGIVNSPGTIDADYRGEIRVLLVNLSNEPFVVNDGERIAQLVVAKHETIAWQPAETLSATQRGAGGYGSTGKS from the coding sequence ATGCTAATTCCCGTCATCAACCAGTCGGGCCACCCGCTGCCCGAATACCAGACGCCCCACGCCGCCGGCCTCGATTTGCGGGCCCACCTGGTGGATGGCCCTATCACATTGAAACCCTTGGAGCGGCAACTCATTCCTACGGGCCTGAGCCTGGAAATTCCGGTAGGCTACGAGGCGCAGGTGCGGCCCCGCAGCGGCCTGGCCGTGAAGCACGGCATCGGCATTGTGAACAGCCCGGGTACCATTGACGCGGATTACCGCGGCGAAATCCGGGTGCTGCTGGTGAATTTGTCGAACGAACCGTTCGTGGTGAACGACGGCGAACGCATTGCCCAGCTGGTGGTTGCCAAGCACGAAACCATCGCTTGGCAGCCTGCCGAAACCTTGAGCGCAACCCAACGGGGCGCGGGTGGGTATGGCAGTACAGGAAAAAGCTAA
- a CDS encoding DUF4292 domain-containing protein — MNKISLLLALGLLLGGCARKATPVVSTKGPGTSVAVAEPTVRATNTSFLFLNAKGKAQINMKGNKQGANISLRMRRDSIIWVTAGLLGVEGVRAVLTPDSVRVVNKLEKTYFTGGYDYLSKLLNVPVSFAQMQAILLGDYLPAPAGTTPTITNEEADRQRVSYPLAGVLVERLLQAGTGRVQQMKVSDAATQRNLTVDYTDFKPLEEPGNLPFANSVFIQAQQPSAGAVTAAINYSKVNVGRERLSFPFAVPKGYKRQK, encoded by the coding sequence ATGAATAAAATTTCCTTGCTGCTGGCCCTGGGGCTGCTTTTGGGTGGCTGCGCCCGCAAAGCGACGCCCGTTGTTTCTACCAAAGGCCCCGGCACCTCGGTGGCCGTGGCCGAGCCCACGGTGCGCGCCACCAACACCTCCTTTCTTTTCTTGAACGCCAAGGGCAAGGCGCAAATCAACATGAAGGGCAACAAGCAGGGCGCCAACATTTCCCTGCGCATGCGCCGCGACAGCATTATCTGGGTCACGGCCGGGCTGCTGGGCGTGGAAGGCGTGCGCGCTGTGCTCACCCCCGACTCGGTGCGAGTGGTGAACAAGCTGGAAAAAACCTACTTCACCGGCGGCTACGATTACCTGAGCAAGCTGCTGAACGTGCCCGTGAGCTTTGCCCAAATGCAGGCCATACTGTTGGGCGACTACCTGCCCGCGCCCGCCGGCACCACGCCCACCATCACCAACGAGGAAGCTGACCGCCAGCGCGTGAGCTACCCGCTGGCCGGCGTGCTGGTGGAACGCCTGCTGCAGGCCGGTACCGGCCGCGTGCAGCAGATGAAGGTGAGCGACGCCGCTACCCAGCGCAACCTGACCGTGGACTACACCGATTTCAAGCCCCTGGAAGAGCCCGGTAACCTACCTTTCGCCAACTCGGTTTTTATTCAGGCGCAGCAGCCGTCGGCGGGTGCCGTCACGGCCGCCATCAACTACAGCAAGGTGAACGTGGGGCGCGAGCGGCTGTCGTTTCCCTTTGCCGTGCCCAAGGGCTACAAGCGTCAGAAATAA
- the gatA gene encoding Asp-tRNA(Asn)/Glu-tRNA(Gln) amidotransferase subunit GatA yields the protein MKRFQSLSEVRSELAAGTTSCRQLVEYYLGNIERQNPTLNAFLEVWPDEARAQADAVDAKLAAGTAGPLAGMVIGLKDVLAYAGHSLQSSSLMLDGFKSLFTGTAVQRLLDADAILIGRQNCDEFAMGGSNETSYFGPARNAVDPARVPGGSSGGSAVAVQADMCLASIGSDTGGSVRQPAAFCGVVGFKPTYSRISRYGLVAFASSFDQIGPITRSVADAALLLEVMAGPDGMDSTASQREVPAYSQQLTPAPHYRIGYIADAVDNEGLNPEIKAALETQLELLRGQGHVVEAVEFPYLDYMIPTYYILTTAEASSNLGRFDGVKYGYRAPDATDLESLYKKSRAQGFGAEVQRRILLGTFVLSASYYDAYYTKAQRVRRLIKEKTDELLRQYDFLVLPTTPTTAFKIGEKQDPVSMYLADIFTVQASLAGVPAISVPVGEDAAGLPIGLQVMAGAFREADLLAFASALTEEVSA from the coding sequence TTGAAGCGTTTTCAGTCTTTATCCGAAGTTCGTAGCGAGCTGGCGGCGGGCACTACGTCCTGCCGGCAGCTCGTTGAGTATTATCTGGGCAACATCGAGCGCCAGAACCCCACCCTCAACGCCTTCCTGGAAGTGTGGCCCGACGAGGCCCGCGCCCAGGCCGACGCCGTGGACGCCAAGCTGGCCGCCGGCACCGCCGGGCCGCTGGCCGGCATGGTCATTGGCCTGAAGGACGTGCTGGCCTACGCTGGCCACTCGCTGCAAAGCAGCAGCCTGATGCTCGACGGCTTCAAGTCGCTCTTCACCGGCACGGCCGTGCAGCGCCTGCTCGATGCCGACGCCATCCTCATCGGCCGCCAGAACTGCGACGAATTTGCCATGGGCGGCTCAAACGAAACCTCCTACTTCGGCCCGGCCCGCAACGCTGTGGACCCCGCGCGGGTGCCCGGCGGCTCTTCGGGCGGCTCGGCGGTGGCTGTGCAGGCCGATATGTGCCTGGCCTCGATTGGGTCGGATACGGGCGGCTCGGTGCGTCAGCCGGCGGCGTTTTGCGGGGTGGTGGGCTTCAAGCCTACCTATTCGCGCATCTCGCGCTACGGGCTGGTGGCCTTCGCCTCGTCGTTCGACCAGATTGGGCCCATCACCCGCTCGGTGGCCGACGCGGCCCTGCTGTTGGAAGTAATGGCCGGCCCCGACGGCATGGACAGCACCGCCAGCCAGCGTGAAGTGCCCGCCTACAGTCAGCAGCTCACGCCCGCGCCGCACTACCGCATCGGCTACATTGCCGATGCCGTGGACAACGAGGGGCTGAACCCGGAAATCAAGGCGGCGCTGGAAACGCAGCTGGAGCTGCTGCGCGGCCAGGGCCACGTGGTGGAAGCCGTGGAGTTTCCCTACCTCGACTACATGATTCCGACCTACTACATCCTCACCACCGCCGAAGCCAGCTCCAACCTGGGCCGCTTCGACGGCGTGAAGTATGGCTACCGCGCCCCGGACGCCACGGATTTGGAGTCGCTCTACAAGAAGAGCCGGGCCCAGGGCTTCGGGGCCGAGGTGCAGCGGCGCATTCTGCTCGGCACCTTCGTGCTCAGCGCCAGCTACTACGACGCTTATTACACCAAAGCCCAGCGCGTGCGCCGGCTCATCAAGGAAAAAACCGACGAGCTGCTGCGCCAGTACGATTTTCTGGTGTTGCCCACCACGCCCACCACGGCTTTCAAAATCGGCGAGAAGCAGGACCCGGTTTCGATGTACTTGGCTGATATTTTCACGGTGCAGGCTTCATTGGCCGGCGTACCCGCCATCTCGGTGCCGGTAGGGGAGGATGCCGCCGGCCTGCCCATCGGCCTGCAGGTGATGGCCGGCGCCTTCCGCGAGGCTGATTTGCTGGCCTTTGCCAGCGCGCTCACGGAAGAAGTGTCGGCGTAA
- a CDS encoding T9SS type A sorting domain-containing protein produces MQITSPSVGIKSVAGRTPLPFNNGSTVDLPLCGGAQTVTLTLPQEFYTGAPSVPITDYAWYVPAPFTVAGVPLANGFSPARYLSGRSLTINVPAGQFNAEVRVAMYVRDCNENTAYGNAPATLVSFDQRITVRRVLPVVTSITPSRARVTCGDQRPLTLTAAASQAGASSFSWTLPSGWSFAPGTATTGATVSVVPPGGQPAGGGTTFSGTVSAIYTCVSPSYATAAASFSIDYSNQVAQPTITVPTATGNPPLFCYGESFTASADGPGGAQFTWSGPPGVTFTPQVSGPGQSVRVDLPYANYGYGDITVSVTAGNATFNCQASVPATQKIVLHRAVLDYATNPVRLQVGSDTGYNNGAPPSDYPGAPSYLPVQCNTRTWLRLYGNLLDYYGNPLTGFHWNVNGQEPANSAGQTTVLVPLGGSQGAQVCLTVLNRCGVDEYYCWQIPTYGDCGGGGGPIDPEPCVECGRQAPTAAYPNPADADLTVPVPAGAHGAVRLLNAQGRPVRQAPVRGSRVVLDVRALPNGLYYLEVPSAGGAPRRQQMQVQH; encoded by the coding sequence GTGCAGATTACTTCTCCGTCCGTCGGCATCAAGAGCGTGGCCGGTCGGACGCCATTGCCTTTCAATAATGGCAGCACCGTCGACTTGCCCCTGTGCGGCGGCGCGCAAACCGTCACGCTCACCCTGCCGCAGGAGTTCTACACCGGCGCACCCTCCGTGCCCATTACCGACTACGCCTGGTACGTGCCGGCTCCTTTCACGGTAGCGGGCGTGCCGCTGGCCAACGGCTTCAGCCCGGCCCGCTATCTGAGTGGCCGCAGCCTGACCATCAACGTACCGGCCGGCCAGTTCAACGCCGAGGTGCGGGTGGCGATGTACGTGCGCGACTGCAACGAAAACACCGCTTATGGCAACGCGCCCGCCACTCTGGTCAGCTTCGACCAGCGCATCACCGTCCGCCGCGTGCTACCCGTGGTGACCAGCATCACGCCCTCGCGTGCACGCGTTACCTGCGGTGACCAACGCCCCCTGACGCTGACGGCGGCGGCCAGTCAGGCCGGGGCATCTTCCTTTAGCTGGACGCTGCCCTCGGGCTGGAGCTTTGCGCCCGGCACCGCCACCACCGGGGCCACGGTGTCGGTGGTGCCACCCGGCGGGCAGCCAGCCGGCGGCGGCACCACGTTCAGCGGTACGGTTTCGGCCATCTATACCTGCGTGAGTCCGTCTTACGCAACCGCGGCAGCTTCCTTTTCCATTGACTACAGCAACCAGGTGGCCCAGCCCACCATCACCGTACCCACGGCTACCGGCAACCCGCCGCTGTTCTGTTACGGTGAGTCGTTCACGGCCTCGGCCGATGGGCCGGGCGGCGCGCAGTTCACCTGGAGCGGCCCGCCCGGCGTGACCTTCACGCCGCAGGTGAGCGGGCCCGGCCAATCCGTGCGGGTGGACCTGCCCTACGCCAACTACGGCTACGGCGACATCACCGTGAGCGTGACGGCCGGCAATGCCACCTTCAACTGTCAGGCCAGCGTGCCCGCCACTCAGAAAATTGTGCTGCACCGCGCCGTGCTCGACTACGCCACCAACCCCGTGCGCCTGCAAGTGGGCTCCGACACCGGCTACAACAACGGCGCCCCGCCCTCCGACTACCCCGGCGCGCCCTCCTACCTGCCCGTGCAGTGCAACACGCGCACCTGGCTGCGCCTCTACGGCAATCTGCTCGACTACTATGGCAACCCGCTCACCGGTTTCCATTGGAACGTGAACGGGCAGGAACCCGCCAACTCGGCCGGCCAGACCACGGTGCTCGTGCCGCTGGGCGGCAGCCAGGGCGCCCAGGTGTGCCTGACTGTCCTCAACCGCTGCGGCGTGGATGAGTACTACTGCTGGCAAATTCCCACCTACGGCGACTGCGGCGGCGGGGGCGGCCCCATCGACCCCGAGCCCTGCGTGGAGTGTGGCCGCCAGGCCCCCACCGCCGCCTACCCCAACCCCGCCGATGCCGACCTGACCGTGCCGGTGCCCGCCGGGGCCCACGGCGCGGTGCGCCTGCTCAATGCCCAGGGCCGGCCGGTGCGACAGGCGCCCGTTCGCGGCAGCCGCGTGGTGCTTGACGTGCGCGCCCTGCCCAACGGCCTCTACTACCTGGAAGTGCCTTCGGCCGGCGGCGCGCCCCGCCGCCAGCAGATGCAGGTGCAGCACTAG